A genomic window from Flintibacter sp. KGMB00164 includes:
- a CDS encoding amino acid adenylation domain-containing protein: MLQYLERAASLSPERTACVDETHSLSYQELCHISRAVGAALSQRIRPRQPVAIYMEKGCAALSAFFGVVYAGGFYSYFNPELPAARLQQIQSVLGASCVITDQAHRSVMEEIFPASSILLVEELMISQEDESQLAAVRAAMIDTDPLYVNFTSGSTGLPKGVLVSHRSVLDFIDVFVDTFSFTSNDRIGNQAPLDFDVSVKDIYGALKAQATLVMVPRRLFSRPKELLDFLCEHKVTTLVWAVSALCLISTFHGLDYRTPDTVGKVLFSGEVMPLKHLKTWMEHLPKAQFVNLYGPTEITCNCTYHILDRERDYQGGIPIGRPFPNEEVFLLDGEDREIHAPGQVGELCVRGTALALGYYRSPQQTAAAFVPDPRNPAYPELIYRTGDLGRYTEDGEFMYSGRKDFQIKHLGHRVELEEVERAVSALPEVDRCCCVYEEERQKIHAFYVGEVEAAQLRRQIKEQLPYFMVPSTLTVVEKFPLTKNGKIDRKELLKGGGKRG; this comes from the coding sequence GCCGGTAGCCATCTATATGGAAAAAGGCTGCGCCGCCCTGAGCGCTTTTTTTGGCGTGGTATACGCCGGCGGCTTCTACTCCTATTTTAATCCGGAACTGCCCGCGGCGCGGCTGCAGCAGATCCAATCCGTGCTGGGTGCATCCTGTGTGATCACCGATCAGGCTCACCGCAGTGTGATGGAAGAGATTTTCCCTGCCTCCTCCATTCTGCTGGTGGAGGAGCTGATGATCAGCCAGGAGGATGAGTCCCAGCTGGCAGCGGTCCGTGCGGCGATGATCGACACCGACCCCCTCTATGTCAACTTTACCTCCGGCTCCACGGGGCTGCCCAAAGGAGTGCTGGTGAGCCACCGCTCGGTGCTGGATTTCATTGATGTCTTTGTTGACACCTTCTCTTTTACCTCAAATGACCGTATCGGCAATCAGGCTCCCCTCGATTTTGATGTCTCGGTCAAGGATATCTATGGAGCCTTGAAGGCTCAGGCCACCCTGGTTATGGTTCCCCGGCGGCTCTTTTCCCGGCCTAAGGAGCTGCTGGACTTTTTGTGTGAGCACAAAGTAACCACCCTCGTCTGGGCGGTATCCGCCCTGTGTCTCATCAGCACCTTCCACGGTTTGGACTACCGCACCCCGGACACGGTGGGCAAGGTGCTCTTCAGCGGCGAGGTGATGCCGCTCAAGCACCTGAAAACCTGGATGGAGCATCTTCCCAAGGCTCAGTTTGTCAATCTCTATGGTCCCACCGAGATCACCTGCAACTGTACCTACCACATCCTGGACCGGGAGCGGGACTACCAGGGCGGTATCCCCATCGGCCGCCCCTTCCCCAACGAGGAGGTTTTCCTTCTGGACGGAGAGGACCGGGAGATCCATGCGCCCGGTCAGGTGGGAGAGCTGTGCGTACGGGGTACGGCGCTGGCCCTTGGCTACTACCGCTCGCCCCAGCAGACGGCGGCCGCTTTTGTGCCAGACCCCCGCAACCCCGCTTACCCTGAGCTCATCTACCGCACCGGTGACCTGGGCCGGTATACCGAGGACGGAGAATTTATGTACAGCGGCCGCAAGGACTTTCAGATCAAGCACCTGGGCCACCGGGTGGAGCTGGAGGAGGTCGAGCGGGCCGTGTCCGCCCTGCCGGAGGTGGACCGCTGCTGCTGTGTCTACGAGGAGGAACGGCAGAAGATCCACGCCTTCTATGTGGGCGAGGTAGAGGCGGCCCAGCTGCGCCGCCAGATCAAGGAGCAGCTCCCCTACTTCATGGTGCCCAGCACCCTGACGGTGGTGGAGAAGTTTCCGCTGACCAAAAATGGAAAGATCGACCGCAAAGAACTGCTGAAAGGAGGCGGAAAGCGTGGATAA
- a CDS encoding alanine racemase, which translates to MDKTELLELTRRFPTPFYLFDGEALERRVAHLREVLPRDTALCYAVKANPFLAREVSALVERLEICSPGEYAICRQLGLESSQYVISGVYKDPQWMEELASREDVEKMICTVESMAQYHLLCQVARKHGRRLKLLLRLTSGSQFGLERQEIHQILAQPDRRIEVRGIQYFSGTQKTSVKRLGRELRMLEEFLSSLQDQYGPIPELEVGPGFPVSYFADDAEQDEEVLLQAAQQLAQLSFPGKLTLELGRSIAASCGTYVTRVVDRKTNQSQNYAIVDGGIHQLVYFGQSMAMRRPQVELLPPRDGDGVENWNICGSLCTVNDILVKQLPLSRLEVGDVLAFGNAGAYCMTEGISLFLSRDLPGVLLRRADGQVLCLRSPVQTCTWNTPNYENRK; encoded by the coding sequence GTGGATAAAACAGAACTTTTGGAGCTGACCCGGCGCTTTCCCACTCCCTTCTATCTCTTTGATGGGGAGGCGCTGGAGCGCCGGGTGGCCCACCTGCGGGAGGTCCTGCCCCGGGATACCGCCCTGTGCTATGCGGTGAAGGCCAACCCCTTCCTGGCCCGGGAGGTGAGCGCTCTGGTAGAGCGGCTGGAGATCTGCTCCCCCGGGGAGTACGCCATCTGCCGCCAGCTTGGCCTGGAGTCCAGCCAGTATGTGATCTCCGGTGTATATAAGGATCCCCAGTGGATGGAGGAGCTGGCCAGCCGGGAAGATGTGGAGAAGATGATCTGTACCGTGGAGTCTATGGCCCAGTACCACCTGTTGTGCCAGGTGGCCCGGAAGCATGGACGGCGGCTGAAGCTGCTGCTGCGTCTGACCAGCGGCAGCCAGTTTGGACTGGAGCGGCAGGAGATCCACCAGATCCTGGCCCAGCCTGATCGCCGGATTGAGGTGCGGGGCATCCAGTATTTTTCCGGCACCCAAAAGACCTCGGTCAAGCGCCTGGGGCGGGAGCTGCGCATGCTGGAGGAGTTCCTTTCCTCCCTCCAGGACCAGTACGGTCCCATTCCGGAGCTGGAGGTAGGGCCGGGGTTCCCTGTATCCTACTTTGCCGACGACGCGGAGCAGGATGAGGAGGTCCTCCTCCAGGCGGCCCAGCAGCTGGCCCAGCTGTCTTTTCCCGGAAAGCTCACTCTGGAGCTGGGACGGAGCATCGCCGCCAGCTGCGGCACCTATGTGACCCGGGTGGTGGACCGAAAGACCAACCAGAGCCAGAACTACGCCATTGTGGACGGCGGCATCCACCAGCTGGTCTACTTCGGCCAGAGCATGGCCATGCGCCGTCCCCAGGTGGAGCTTCTGCCGCCCCGGGATGGAGACGGGGTGGAGAACTGGAACATCTGCGGCTCCCTGTGTACGGTCAATGATATCCTGGTCAAACAGCTCCCCCTCTCCCGGCTGGAGGTGGGGGATGTGTTGGCCTTCGGCAACGCGGGAGCCTACTGCATGACCGAGGGGATCAGCCTCTTTCTCAGCCGGGACCTGCCCGGCGTACTGCTGCGCCGAGCGGACGGACAGGTGCTCTGCCTGCGCAGCCCCGTTCAGACCTGCACCTGGAATACCCCAAATTATGAAAACAGAAAGTGA
- a CDS encoding phosphopantetheine-binding protein — MEQLLEILNEIQPDVDYLHCEELIDGHYLDSLDILSLVAEMEDAFDITVPTVEIIPENFNSAQRLWEMIQRLREEG, encoded by the coding sequence ATGGAACAGCTGCTTGAAATTTTGAACGAGATCCAGCCCGATGTGGACTACCTCCACTGTGAGGAGCTCATCGACGGACACTATCTGGATTCTCTGGACATCCTCTCCCTGGTAGCGGAGATGGAGGATGCCTTTGACATCACCGTACCCACCGTGGAGATCATCCCGGAAAACTTCAACTCTGCCCAGCGCCTTTGGGAGATGATCCAGCGTCTGCGCGAGGAAGGATAA
- a CDS encoding MBOAT family O-acyltransferase, with the protein MLSFSSYFSPGYLALYLPAAVLLYALAGQRGRRAVLLLFSYVCFWAVSGKLIAYLLLSTLSMYHTGLWLAHDQARTKELLEETPKEERRALRARAQTKQRRILALGLLFQLGMLVVLKYTPFFLSNYNALLQALSLPVTLRIPHFLLPIGISFYTMQAASYLFDVYRQKVPADRNLFRLALYLSFFPLLMEGPICRYQQTAQQLWEAPPLRYQNFMLGLQRMSYGLLKKILVADRLNLFIKTVFDHYEDYDGLVIAVAAVCYTIQLYMDFSGTMDLAVGAGRIFGFHIPENFQRPFFSRSIPEFWQRWHISLGTWFKDYIFYPMSMSKPLKKLTTKARKRLGSHYGPLVAGSIALFCVWLCNGLWHGAAWNYVFFGMYHFALILLGNLTEPLTVRWTGALGISRTSVPYRGFQMVRTGILVCIGELFFRANGLYNGLAMFHKMVTQFSLACIRSGSLFQMGMRKKDFLLVAVFLVVLVLVGIAQERGVHLGTRLRQSPVVLRVAVYYAVLLALIIFGAYGAGYVPVDPIYAGF; encoded by the coding sequence ATGCTCTCTTTCTCCTCCTACTTTTCCCCCGGATATCTGGCCCTCTACCTGCCGGCCGCCGTTTTGCTCTACGCCTTGGCGGGGCAGCGGGGCCGGCGGGCGGTTTTGCTGCTGTTTAGTTATGTGTGCTTCTGGGCGGTCAGCGGAAAACTGATCGCCTATTTGCTCCTGTCTACCCTCTCTATGTACCATACCGGGCTGTGGCTGGCCCACGACCAGGCCCGGACCAAAGAGCTTCTGGAGGAGACACCGAAGGAGGAACGCCGGGCCCTTCGTGCCAGAGCGCAGACCAAGCAGCGCAGAATCCTGGCTCTGGGCCTTCTCTTCCAGCTGGGCATGCTGGTGGTGCTGAAGTATACCCCCTTCTTCCTCTCCAACTATAACGCCCTGCTGCAAGCCCTGTCCCTGCCTGTCACCCTGCGTATCCCTCACTTTCTGCTGCCCATCGGCATCTCCTTTTACACCATGCAGGCGGCCTCCTACCTCTTTGATGTCTACCGTCAAAAAGTGCCCGCCGACCGCAATCTCTTCCGTCTGGCCCTCTACCTCAGCTTTTTCCCCCTGCTGATGGAGGGACCTATCTGCCGCTATCAGCAGACCGCCCAGCAGCTGTGGGAGGCGCCTCCCCTGCGCTACCAGAATTTTATGCTGGGATTGCAGCGGATGAGCTACGGCTTGCTGAAAAAGATCCTGGTGGCCGACCGGCTCAACCTGTTTATCAAAACGGTCTTTGATCACTATGAGGATTATGACGGCCTGGTCATTGCCGTGGCCGCCGTGTGCTATACCATCCAGCTCTACATGGACTTTTCCGGAACCATGGACCTGGCGGTGGGAGCGGGAAGGATCTTCGGCTTTCACATCCCGGAAAACTTCCAGCGCCCCTTCTTCTCCCGGTCCATTCCGGAGTTCTGGCAGCGCTGGCATATCTCCCTGGGCACCTGGTTCAAGGACTACATCTTCTACCCCATGTCCATGTCCAAGCCGCTGAAAAAGCTTACCACAAAGGCCCGCAAGCGTCTGGGCAGTCACTACGGCCCCCTGGTTGCCGGATCCATCGCCCTGTTTTGCGTATGGCTGTGCAACGGCCTGTGGCACGGAGCGGCCTGGAACTATGTCTTCTTTGGAATGTACCACTTTGCCCTGATTCTGCTGGGTAATCTGACCGAGCCTCTGACCGTCCGGTGGACGGGCGCTCTGGGCATCTCCCGCACCAGCGTCCCCTATCGCGGCTTCCAGATGGTGCGCACCGGGATCCTGGTGTGCATCGGCGAGCTGTTTTTCCGAGCCAATGGACTGTACAACGGGCTGGCTATGTTCCATAAGATGGTCACGCAGTTTTCTTTGGCGTGTATCCGCAGCGGGAGCCTGTTCCAGATGGGCATGAGAAAGAAGGATTTTCTGCTCGTGGCGGTTTTCCTGGTTGTGCTTGTGCTGGTGGGAATCGCCCAGGAGCGGGGCGTCCACCTTGGAACGCGCCTGCGGCAGTCGCCGGTTGTGCTGCGTGTGGCGGTCTACTACGCCGTCCTTCTGGCTTTGATCATCTTCGGCGCCTACGGTGCGGGCTATGTGCCGGTGGACCCCATCTATGCGGGATTTTAA
- a CDS encoding beta-galactosidase: MLLGVDYYPEQWDSAIMEADMDRILELGCNVIRIGEFAWHHMEPEEGKFDFSYFDGVIDMAKKKGLQIIFGTPTATPPAWLVHKHPDILSQFPDGSSRAFGGRHTSCYSSLPYWEHCTRIVTELARHYKDEKAIVAWQIDNELGHEGSDQCWCPRCRAKFQNFLSEKFGGDIRALNETYGTTFWSQEYNSFAEIPLPTPTIATHNPALRLDWERFCSWNIRSFAAFQAKLLHEIIPGAVVMHDFPGGGLGKRVDYSGVAQELNRVAYNNYPVWGGQKEPLSPSEIAFGLDYIRGLRGENFWITEAIMGAQGHDITGFLPRPNQAKLWSWQGMAHGCEGLMYFRYRGATKGAEQFCYGILDADNIPRRRFFEVQSFFREVRPYEQVLTTPVHSDVAILYDFDALASFRIQQQSCLLDCEREMKRLHSWLFRAGQSVDVIPASRDFSHYKLVLVPHLIVTDPDFAARLKAYVAGGGVAVVTYRTAVKDRDNNLVFGKTIPVDCGDLLGLYVEETESVQAYDCIPLAGEKGCGTAGIFRDMVVPQGAQVLWRYDDPFYRSYAAITRNAYGQGAAYYLGTTPDQAILEQVLGQAMEEVGLERLDLPEGVESVLRGEGDSQVRILLNHNETPVHVLGQELSPFQVKVLPVT; this comes from the coding sequence ATGCTGTTAGGTGTTGACTATTACCCGGAACAGTGGGACAGCGCCATTATGGAGGCGGATATGGACCGCATCCTGGAGCTGGGGTGCAACGTGATCCGGATCGGCGAATTTGCCTGGCACCACATGGAGCCAGAGGAGGGAAAGTTTGACTTCTCCTACTTTGACGGGGTCATTGATATGGCCAAAAAGAAGGGGCTTCAGATCATTTTCGGTACCCCCACCGCCACACCCCCCGCTTGGCTGGTTCACAAGCACCCGGATATCCTCTCCCAGTTCCCTGACGGATCCTCCCGGGCCTTCGGCGGCCGCCACACCTCCTGTTACAGCAGCCTGCCCTACTGGGAGCACTGCACCAGGATCGTCACAGAGCTGGCCCGGCACTACAAGGATGAAAAGGCCATCGTGGCATGGCAGATCGACAACGAGCTAGGCCACGAGGGCAGCGACCAGTGCTGGTGTCCCCGGTGCCGCGCCAAGTTCCAGAACTTTCTGAGTGAGAAATTTGGGGGCGATATTCGTGCCCTCAATGAGACCTATGGTACCACCTTCTGGAGCCAGGAGTACAACTCTTTTGCTGAGATCCCCCTGCCCACCCCCACGATTGCCACCCACAACCCGGCTCTCCGTCTGGACTGGGAGCGCTTTTGCAGCTGGAACATCCGCTCTTTTGCCGCTTTCCAGGCCAAACTGCTCCATGAGATCATTCCCGGGGCTGTGGTGATGCACGACTTCCCCGGCGGCGGGCTGGGCAAGCGTGTGGACTACTCCGGTGTGGCTCAGGAGCTGAATCGGGTGGCATATAACAACTACCCGGTCTGGGGCGGTCAGAAGGAGCCTCTGTCTCCCAGCGAGATCGCCTTCGGTTTGGACTACATCCGGGGGCTGAGAGGGGAAAACTTCTGGATCACTGAGGCCATCATGGGCGCCCAGGGCCATGATATCACCGGATTTCTGCCCCGCCCGAATCAGGCCAAGCTGTGGAGCTGGCAGGGAATGGCCCACGGCTGCGAAGGGCTGATGTACTTCCGCTACCGAGGCGCCACCAAGGGAGCTGAGCAGTTCTGCTATGGAATTCTGGATGCGGACAATATCCCCCGCCGCCGCTTCTTTGAGGTGCAGAGCTTCTTCCGGGAGGTTCGTCCCTATGAGCAGGTCCTCACCACCCCCGTCCACAGCGATGTGGCCATCCTCTACGACTTTGACGCCTTGGCCTCCTTCCGGATCCAGCAGCAGAGCTGCCTGCTGGACTGCGAGCGGGAGATGAAGCGGCTGCACAGCTGGCTGTTCCGGGCGGGCCAGAGTGTGGACGTTATCCCCGCCAGCCGGGACTTCTCCCATTACAAACTGGTGCTGGTGCCCCATCTGATCGTCACTGATCCCGACTTTGCCGCCCGGCTGAAGGCCTATGTGGCCGGAGGCGGCGTGGCGGTGGTGACTTACCGCACAGCGGTGAAGGACCGGGACAACAACCTGGTCTTTGGTAAGACCATCCCTGTGGACTGCGGTGACCTGCTGGGCCTGTATGTGGAGGAAACTGAGAGCGTCCAGGCGTATGACTGTATCCCCCTTGCCGGGGAGAAGGGCTGCGGTACTGCCGGTATCTTCCGGGACATGGTGGTGCCTCAGGGTGCCCAGGTCCTGTGGCGCTATGATGATCCCTTCTACCGTTCCTACGCAGCCATTACCCGCAATGCCTACGGCCAGGGTGCGGCTTACTATTTGGGAACCACCCCCGACCAGGCAATCCTGGAGCAGGTGTTGGGGCAGGCCATGGAGGAAGTCGGTCTGGAGCGGCTGGACCTGCCCGAGGGCGTGGAGTCGGTACTCCGGGGTGAGGGGGACAGCCAGGTTCGTATCCTTCTCAATCATAACGAAACCCCTGTCCATGTCCTGGGACAGGAGCTGTCTCCCTTCCAGGTCAAGGTTCTTCCTGTGACATAA
- a CDS encoding D-lyxose/D-mannose family sugar isomerase has product MKRSEINAALKEMEQMVKEYRFALPPFCDFTPEQWQEKGHDYDEIRDNMLGWDITDYGMGNFDKMGFSLITIRNGNLKMDKYTKTYAEKLLYIKEGQYSPMHFHWSKMEDIINRGGGNVLIRVYNSTSDEELDKESEVHVHVDGREMVVPAGSQVRLTPGESITIYPYLYHDFEVEPGSGPVLLGEVSQCNDDNTDNRFYEKLGRFPAIEEDEAPYRLLCNEYPAAKD; this is encoded by the coding sequence ATGAAACGCAGTGAGATCAATGCCGCTTTGAAAGAGATGGAGCAGATGGTGAAGGAGTACCGCTTCGCCCTGCCTCCCTTCTGTGACTTTACTCCGGAGCAGTGGCAGGAAAAGGGCCACGACTACGATGAGATTCGGGACAATATGCTGGGTTGGGACATCACCGACTACGGAATGGGTAACTTTGACAAGATGGGTTTCTCCCTGATCACCATCCGCAACGGCAACCTGAAGATGGACAAGTACACCAAGACCTACGCCGAGAAGCTGCTGTACATCAAGGAGGGCCAGTACTCGCCCATGCACTTCCACTGGTCCAAGATGGAGGATATCATCAACCGGGGCGGCGGCAACGTGCTCATCCGGGTGTATAATTCCACCTCTGACGAGGAGCTGGACAAGGAGTCTGAGGTCCATGTCCATGTGGACGGCCGGGAAATGGTAGTCCCCGCGGGCAGTCAGGTCCGCCTGACCCCCGGCGAGAGTATTACCATCTACCCCTATCTCTACCACGACTTTGAGGTGGAGCCGGGCTCCGGTCCTGTGCTGCTGGGCGAGGTGAGCCAGTGTAACGACGATAACACGGACAATCGTTTCTATGAGAAGCTGGGCCGGTTCCCCGCCATTGAGGAGGACGAGGCTCCCTACCGCCTGTTGTGTAATGAGTATCCCGCCGCCAAGGACTGA